One window of Desulfarculus baarsii DSM 2075 genomic DNA carries:
- a CDS encoding outer membrane lipoprotein-sorting protein has protein sequence MKKWAMSLIVTMVAAWFGGLICSAEAGMTARQIMEMVDARDDGDNMTADQEMILIDKNGHKRIRRMKAFSKDKGKDTLKLMFFMEPADVRGTGFLTYDYYLGERDDDQWLYLPELKKVKRIASSDKSSAFMGSDFSYADMTKRVVAEWNYKLLKTMDIGGKSCWLIEATPVNDEVEDRYGYEKSVLFVRQDIFMVVRGVNWCKEGGEIKYLENVTIEQIDGVWVSTQTKAKTTRNGRVMHQTIFNQRNTRFGQDIKEEFFSTRQLEKGL, from the coding sequence ATGAAAAAATGGGCCATGAGCTTGATTGTGACAATGGTGGCTGCCTGGTTTGGTGGCTTGATATGCTCCGCCGAAGCTGGCATGACGGCCAGGCAGATAATGGAGATGGTGGATGCTCGTGATGATGGCGATAACATGACTGCTGATCAGGAAATGATTTTGATTGATAAAAATGGTCACAAAAGAATACGACGCATGAAAGCGTTTTCTAAGGATAAAGGCAAGGATACGCTTAAGTTGATGTTTTTCATGGAGCCGGCGGATGTGCGAGGCACGGGGTTCTTGACCTATGATTATTATTTGGGTGAACGTGATGACGATCAATGGCTATACCTGCCGGAGCTTAAAAAGGTAAAGCGCATCGCATCCTCGGATAAATCGTCGGCCTTTATGGGATCTGATTTTTCCTATGCGGACATGACCAAAAGAGTTGTTGCCGAATGGAATTATAAATTACTCAAGACCATGGATATTGGGGGAAAATCATGCTGGCTCATTGAGGCGACGCCAGTCAACGATGAAGTGGAAGATAGGTATGGTTATGAAAAATCAGTGCTATTTGTGCGGCAAGACATATTCATGGTGGTGAGGGGGGTTAATTGGTGCAAAGAGGGCGGAGAGATTAAATACCTGGAAAATGTTACCATTGAGCAGATAGATGGCGTCTGGGTTAGCACGCAGACCAAGGCAAAAACAACCAGAAATGGCAGAGTAATGCACCAGACAATTTTCAATCAAAGAAACACCAGATTTGGCCAGGACATAAAGGAGGAGTTTTTTTCAACACGGCAATTGGAAAAGGGATTGTAG
- a CDS encoding efflux RND transporter permease subunit, whose amino-acid sequence MRMRIEAWFRFVAETICNRAWLLLVITGLATGFLVYQLPGLRVDTSTESFFHKDDPVLEEYEAFKDQFGWDELIVLAIEPPEVFDKDFLERLKELHADLEDNVPHLADITSMVNARNTRGEEDKLIVEDLLENFPKNASEMADLKKRVMANPLYINRIISSDGGMTTIILETDLSAVTSNKIDALSGFEESEAIEPSLEEKNISKNDIAEAVVSAVEKIVNKYQSPDFRIHLAGAPVVLKKHKEAMIGDMGKFMLLAIATIALCLYLMFHRITGVLLPLLVVVLSLLSTLGMMGLFGVAFTVPNMILPSFLLAVGVGASVHILSLIYRHYEQNNNKREAIVYAMGHFGLAVVMTSLTTAVGVASFATTEMAPVAYLGIFGGAGVLFSLIYTIVLLPTLLFLLPLKVRFVNKRGGPALQDRFGRFLDWVSDMSTGYPKTITAITVALLVVGLASAMQLRFSHDTLKWLHPSWPCRQATEKIDEVLGGTITLEVLVDTGRENGLYDPYILKSLDQLAEEFDKFDDGLIKVAKASSIADILKEIHQALNENRPEFYTVPENGDLIPQEFLLFENSGSDDLEKVTDSAFRVGRFSVLVPWVDVFRYVPLVNKIEHDFQEKLGTKATISTTGILRLFIHTVTAASKSMAEGYVSAVILITIMMILMVGKIRLGILAMIPNLSPVILVIGLMHWLRLPLDTYTMMIGTIALGLSVDDTVHFMNGFRKYYDETGDVKVAINKTLHTSGRAMLVTSIVLTIGFLAFTCASMRNVVNFGWLTGLTIMLALVADFFSVPAILTLMNRTTQMKVE is encoded by the coding sequence ATGAGGATGCGCATCGAAGCATGGTTCAGGTTCGTCGCCGAGACAATCTGCAACAGGGCCTGGTTATTACTGGTCATCACCGGGCTTGCGACAGGTTTTTTGGTCTATCAACTGCCCGGCCTGCGGGTTGACACCAGCACGGAGAGTTTTTTTCATAAAGATGATCCCGTCTTGGAAGAATATGAAGCGTTCAAGGACCAATTCGGATGGGATGAGTTGATTGTCCTGGCAATAGAGCCGCCAGAGGTTTTTGATAAAGACTTTTTGGAAAGATTAAAAGAATTACATGCTGATTTAGAGGATAATGTGCCCCACTTGGCAGACATTACCTCAATGGTCAATGCCAGAAATACTCGAGGAGAAGAGGATAAACTGATAGTAGAGGATCTGCTCGAGAATTTTCCTAAAAATGCAAGCGAAATGGCGGATTTGAAAAAACGGGTCATGGCGAACCCATTGTACATAAATCGAATCATATCGTCCGATGGTGGCATGACGACAATCATCCTGGAAACTGACTTAAGTGCGGTAACTTCAAATAAGATCGACGCGCTGAGTGGCTTTGAGGAAAGCGAGGCAATCGAGCCGTCTTTGGAAGAAAAAAACATATCGAAAAATGACATTGCCGAAGCAGTTGTTTCCGCTGTTGAGAAAATAGTCAATAAATATCAATCGCCGGATTTCAGGATACATCTGGCCGGCGCGCCCGTGGTCTTGAAAAAACATAAAGAGGCCATGATAGGTGACATGGGTAAGTTTATGCTGTTAGCCATTGCGACGATAGCATTATGCCTATATTTGATGTTCCATCGCATTACTGGTGTGCTTTTACCATTGTTGGTGGTAGTGCTGAGTCTCCTATCAACCCTGGGAATGATGGGGTTGTTTGGGGTTGCATTCACCGTTCCAAACATGATTTTGCCGTCATTTTTGCTGGCAGTTGGCGTGGGTGCATCAGTGCACATTCTTTCCCTAATTTATCGCCACTATGAGCAAAATAATAATAAACGCGAGGCGATTGTTTACGCCATGGGCCATTTCGGTCTGGCCGTGGTAATGACCAGCCTTACCACAGCGGTAGGGGTTGCTTCTTTTGCCACTACTGAAATGGCGCCCGTGGCGTATCTGGGAATATTCGGTGGCGCAGGTGTGCTTTTCAGCCTGATATATACGATTGTATTGCTGCCAACCTTGTTGTTTTTGCTGCCGTTGAAAGTGCGTTTTGTCAACAAACGTGGTGGGCCAGCTCTTCAGGATAGGTTCGGCAGATTCCTGGACTGGGTCAGTGATATGTCAACTGGGTATCCCAAAACAATAACAGCGATAACAGTAGCGTTGTTAGTCGTGGGATTAGCAAGTGCAATGCAACTTAGATTTTCTCACGACACACTTAAATGGTTGCATCCATCTTGGCCATGCCGGCAGGCAACCGAAAAGATAGATGAAGTGCTTGGCGGCACGATTACGTTAGAAGTTTTGGTGGACACTGGGCGCGAAAACGGGCTTTACGATCCATACATATTGAAAAGCTTAGACCAGCTTGCGGAGGAGTTTGATAAGTTCGACGATGGGCTGATCAAGGTAGCCAAAGCGTCATCAATCGCCGATATTTTGAAGGAAATTCATCAGGCATTGAATGAGAACCGTCCCGAGTTTTACACGGTACCTGAAAATGGCGACCTGATCCCTCAGGAGTTTTTGCTATTTGAAAATTCCGGATCGGACGACCTGGAAAAAGTAACTGACAGCGCTTTCAGAGTGGGGCGATTTTCGGTGCTTGTTCCTTGGGTTGATGTGTTTCGCTATGTTCCGCTAGTCAACAAGATAGAACATGATTTTCAGGAAAAGCTGGGGACTAAAGCAACGATTAGCACTACGGGAATCCTGCGCCTTTTTATACATACAGTAACGGCAGCGAGCAAATCAATGGCGGAAGGATATGTATCGGCGGTAATCTTGATAACAATTATGATGATATTGATGGTTGGAAAGATACGTCTGGGAATTTTAGCAATGATACCCAATCTTTCCCCTGTCATATTAGTCATAGGTTTAATGCATTGGCTGAGACTGCCTTTGGATACTTATACAATGATGATAGGCACCATTGCTTTGGGACTATCTGTGGATGACACGGTGCACTTCATGAACGGATTCCGAAAGTACTATGATGAAACAGGCGATGTAAAGGTAGCGATAAATAAGACTTTGCACACCTCTGGAAGGGCAATGCTTGTGACCAGTATTGTCCTTACAATTGGTTTTTTGGCATTTACTTGCGCCTCCATGCGCAACGTTGTCAACTTTGGTTGGTTGACTGGTTTGACAATCATGTTGGCGCTGGTTGCCGATTTCTTTTCCGTTCCGGCAATCTTGACCCTGATGAATCGCACCACGCAAATGAAGGTGGAGTAA
- a CDS encoding MarR family winged helix-turn-helix transcriptional regulator produces MNKLGAIILRVFNMAVQNEKKPRNFGISELLYPSEIHMVMLVGDNPGAHLSELARRAGITRGAVSQVVNKLEKKNLICKDYGPKNNLRMVPVLTEKGKAAYLAHEKYHEEINIDIYAYVREMSEDDFGVVYAFLRKIEKMGEKLK; encoded by the coding sequence ATGAACAAGCTTGGCGCGATTATTTTGCGGGTGTTCAACATGGCCGTGCAAAACGAGAAGAAGCCCCGAAATTTTGGCATCAGTGAGCTGCTATACCCATCGGAAATCCATATGGTGATGCTGGTGGGCGACAATCCGGGGGCTCATTTGTCGGAATTGGCCAGAAGAGCGGGAATCACGCGTGGCGCAGTGTCCCAGGTAGTGAATAAGTTGGAGAAGAAAAACCTGATTTGCAAAGATTATGGGCCAAAAAATAATCTAAGAATGGTGCCGGTCCTGACGGAAAAAGGAAAGGCGGCCTATCTCGCGCATGAAAAATATCACGAAGAGATAAACATCGATATCTATGCCTATGTAAGAGAGATGAGTGAAGATGATTTTGGCGTGGTGTATGCATTTTTGCGCAAGATTGAAAAGATGGGTGAAAAATTGAAATGA
- a CDS encoding NADH-quinone oxidoreductase subunit NuoE family protein, with the protein MAEESRNQDAKPCAPQVDIDYQELDDLIFQRSGGDKENLIMILQAISKRYNYLPLPALRYLSAKLGVSMSGIYEIVTFYSMFCLEPRGRNIISVCLGTACHVRGAERIKQSVEDYLGIKAGETTADFKFTLETVRCIGCCSLGPVVVIDEKYHGGMTSDKMLNTLKEMAN; encoded by the coding sequence ATGGCTGAAGAATCGCGAAACCAGGACGCCAAACCTTGCGCGCCGCAAGTGGATATCGATTATCAAGAGTTGGATGATCTGATATTCCAGCGGTCTGGCGGCGACAAGGAAAATCTGATCATGATCCTTCAGGCGATCAGCAAGCGCTACAACTATCTTCCGCTGCCCGCCCTGAGGTATCTGTCGGCCAAGCTTGGCGTCTCGATGAGCGGCATATACGAAATCGTCACTTTTTACAGCATGTTCTGCCTGGAGCCACGGGGCAGAAACATCATCTCGGTGTGTTTGGGCACGGCCTGTCACGTGCGTGGAGCCGAGCGGATCAAGCAATCCGTGGAAGACTATCTGGGGATCAAGGCGGGAGAAACCACCGCTGACTTCAAGTTCACCCTGGAAACGGTGCGCTGCATCGGCTGTTGCAGCCTGGGCCCGGTCGTGGTTATTGACGAAAAATACCACGGCGGCATGACGTCCGACAAGATGCTTAACACGCTGAAAGAAATGGCCAACTGA
- a CDS encoding NADH-quinone oxidoreductase subunit NuoF gives MNDSYKAESQRGFRLSSLEDFNKLRQRIEAQRDPAKGEIVVCHGSGCLAAGAAQVAEALESAIAAADLDVAVRPVVKITGCHGFCSCGPLVVIHPEGIFYQKVQPSDAEEIVQESLINGRPVTRLLYADPGTKEKFVRVADIPFYNLQERVVLRNIGHIDPTDITDAIAAGGYQGLAKALGEMTPAEIIEEVKSSGLRGRGGGGFPTGLKWQSCAKAEGEPKYVICNADEGDPGAYMDRSILEGDPFSVLEGMTIAAYAVGARHGFVYVRNEYPLAVVRLVGAIKQAKQYGLLGENILGLGFDFDIKISTGAGAFVCGESTALMRSLEGKVGRPRAKYIHTVEHGYRDKPSNLNNVETFANVPMIIKNGAQWFASMGTATSKGTKVFSLVGNVKNTGLVEVPMGASLRHIVYDVGGGTLKKAFKAVQSGGPSGGCIPASMLDIPVDYEKLVETGAMMGSGGMIVMDQDTCMVDVARYFLEFLQEESCGQCTPCREGIKRLLQILTDICQGRGREGDIELLQELSATVKELSLCGLGGSAPNPVLSTIRYFRDEYESHIRDKFCPAGVCKELFQYEIDPEACTGCHACWRKCPQQAISGEKKKPHVIDQAKCIKCSICYDACKFNAVVVKPNKKQEPRQ, from the coding sequence ATGAATGATTCATATAAAGCGGAAAGTCAGCGGGGTTTCCGCTTGTCGTCCTTGGAGGACTTCAACAAACTGCGCCAGCGTATCGAAGCCCAGCGCGATCCGGCCAAGGGCGAGATAGTGGTCTGTCACGGCTCTGGCTGCCTGGCCGCCGGCGCGGCCCAGGTCGCCGAAGCCCTGGAGTCGGCGATAGCCGCCGCCGATTTGGACGTGGCCGTCAGGCCGGTCGTCAAGATCACCGGTTGTCACGGTTTTTGTTCTTGCGGCCCGCTGGTTGTCATCCATCCCGAAGGTATTTTTTACCAAAAGGTGCAGCCGTCCGACGCCGAAGAGATCGTCCAGGAATCGTTGATCAACGGCCGCCCGGTGACGCGTTTGTTGTACGCCGATCCGGGGACCAAGGAAAAGTTTGTCCGGGTCGCCGACATCCCGTTTTACAATCTCCAGGAGCGGGTTGTCCTGCGCAACATTGGCCACATCGACCCCACCGACATCACCGACGCCATCGCCGCCGGCGGCTACCAGGGCCTGGCCAAGGCGCTGGGTGAAATGACGCCCGCGGAAATAATCGAGGAAGTCAAGTCCTCGGGCCTGCGCGGCCGAGGCGGCGGCGGTTTTCCCACGGGTTTGAAGTGGCAATCGTGCGCCAAGGCCGAAGGCGAGCCCAAATATGTCATCTGCAACGCCGACGAGGGCGATCCCGGGGCCTACATGGACCGCAGCATCCTGGAGGGCGACCCCTTCAGCGTGCTGGAGGGCATGACCATCGCGGCTTACGCCGTGGGCGCGCGCCACGGTTTCGTCTATGTGCGCAACGAATACCCCCTGGCCGTGGTCCGGCTGGTGGGAGCCATCAAGCAAGCCAAACAATATGGCTTGCTGGGCGAAAACATCCTGGGCCTGGGCTTTGATTTCGACATCAAGATCAGCACCGGGGCCGGCGCTTTTGTCTGTGGCGAATCCACGGCCCTGATGCGTTCGCTCGAGGGCAAGGTCGGCCGACCCAGGGCCAAGTACATTCACACCGTCGAGCACGGCTACCGCGACAAGCCCTCCAACCTCAACAACGTCGAGACGTTCGCCAACGTGCCCATGATCATCAAAAACGGCGCCCAGTGGTTCGCCTCCATGGGAACGGCCACCAGCAAGGGCACCAAGGTCTTTTCGCTGGTGGGCAACGTGAAAAACACCGGCCTGGTGGAGGTGCCCATGGGCGCCAGCCTACGTCATATCGTCTACGACGTGGGCGGCGGCACCCTTAAAAAAGCATTCAAGGCCGTGCAAAGCGGCGGCCCGTCCGGCGGGTGCATTCCCGCCAGCATGCTCGACATCCCCGTCGACTATGAAAAGCTGGTCGAGACCGGCGCGATGATGGGCTCGGGCGGCATGATCGTCATGGACCAAGACACCTGCATGGTCGACGTGGCCCGCTATTTTCTCGAGTTTTTGCAAGAGGAGTCGTGCGGACAGTGCACGCCCTGTCGCGAGGGCATCAAGCGCCTGTTGCAGATCCTCACCGACATCTGCCAGGGCCGGGGCCGCGAGGGCGACATCGAGCTGTTGCAGGAGCTATCGGCCACGGTCAAGGAATTGTCGCTGTGCGGCCTGGGCGGCAGCGCGCCCAACCCGGTGCTCAGCACCATCCGCTATTTCCGCGATGAATACGAAAGCCACATCCGCGACAAATTCTGCCCGGCCGGCGTGTGCAAGGAGCTGTTTCAATACGAGATCGACCCCGAGGCCTGCACGGGCTGTCACGCCTGCTGGCGCAAATGCCCCCAGCAGGCCATCAGTGGCGAGAAGAAAAAGCCCCACGTCATCGACCAGGCCAAATGCATCAAGTGCTCCATTTGCTACGATGCGTGCAAGTTCAACGCCGTCGTGGTCAAGCCCAACAAGAAACAGGAGCCGCGCCAATGA
- a CDS encoding 2Fe-2S iron-sulfur cluster-binding protein — protein MINLTINGQKVQAEPGSTLLQAAASIGVKIPTLCHHEALEPAGICRLCTVELFDGRRKRFVTSCNHPVREGVEVWTHSEAVLKHRKMLVELILSRCPENAFVRDLAAQYGLERPRFQCDQDNCLLCGLCCRVCELMGPRAITFAGRGTEIEVTTPFHCVSDDCLACGACAAVCPTGNIVMEDAGDEIVMKIGGKETRRAPKQKCAECGRLFAPSVFLADVGRRLPGAVQPAEDAPKICPDCARQVFARKMAMGQD, from the coding sequence ATGATCAACCTGACCATCAATGGCCAAAAAGTCCAGGCCGAGCCCGGCTCGACGCTGTTGCAGGCCGCCGCGTCCATCGGCGTCAAGATACCCACCCTGTGTCATCACGAGGCCCTGGAGCCGGCCGGCATCTGTCGTTTGTGCACCGTGGAGCTGTTCGACGGCCGGCGCAAGCGCTTCGTGACCTCGTGCAACCACCCCGTGCGCGAGGGCGTCGAGGTGTGGACCCACTCCGAGGCCGTGCTCAAGCACCGCAAAATGCTCGTGGAGCTGATCCTGTCCCGTTGCCCGGAAAACGCCTTTGTGCGCGACCTGGCCGCGCAGTACGGCCTGGAGCGCCCGCGCTTTCAGTGCGACCAGGACAACTGCCTGCTCTGCGGCCTGTGCTGCCGCGTCTGCGAGTTGATGGGCCCCCGGGCCATCACTTTCGCCGGCCGCGGCACCGAAATCGAGGTGACCACGCCTTTCCACTGCGTGTCCGACGACTGCCTGGCCTGCGGGGCCTGCGCGGCGGTCTGCCCCACGGGCAACATCGTCATGGAGGACGCCGGCGACGAAATCGTCATGAAGATCGGTGGCAAGGAGACCCGGCGCGCGCCCAAGCAAAAGTGCGCCGAATGTGGCCGTCTTTTCGCGCCCAGCGTTTTTCTGGCGGACGTGGGCCGTCGGTTGCCCGGCGCCGTCCAGCCGGCCGAGGACGCGCCCAAAATCTGCCCCGACTGCGCCCGCCAGGTTTTCGCCCGCAAGATGGCCATGGGCCAAGACTGA
- a CDS encoding 4Fe-4S dicluster domain-containing protein, translating into MSKYYLLQDSDMCIGCQACEVHCKTNKGLPVGPALCKNIAVGPLAVGGLPRVRFVFMPCFHCTEASCLAVCPTGAVIKRPSDGIVYIDQARCIGCKSCIAACPWGACQWNPQTNKAVKCDYCMDRLDAGLKPACVTKCLTGCLEFGEANQVDDKRRQRFAQALAESTYFGEKATG; encoded by the coding sequence ATGAGCAAATATTATCTGCTGCAAGACTCGGACATGTGCATCGGCTGCCAGGCCTGCGAGGTCCACTGCAAGACCAACAAAGGCCTGCCGGTGGGGCCGGCCCTCTGCAAAAACATCGCCGTGGGGCCGCTGGCCGTGGGCGGCCTGCCCAGGGTCAGGTTCGTGTTCATGCCCTGTTTTCACTGCACCGAGGCCAGTTGTCTGGCCGTCTGCCCCACGGGCGCGGTGATCAAACGCCCCTCCGACGGCATCGTCTACATCGACCAGGCCCGTTGCATCGGCTGCAAAAGCTGCATCGCCGCCTGCCCCTGGGGCGCTTGCCAATGGAATCCCCAGACCAACAAGGCCGTCAAGTGCGACTATTGCATGGATCGCCTGGACGCCGGGCTAAAGCCGGCCTGCGTCACCAAATGCCTGACCGGCTGCCTGGAGTTCGGCGAGGCCAATCAGGTCGATGACAAACGTCGTCAGCGCTTTGCCCAGGCCTTGGCCGAAAGCACGTATTTCGGCGAAAAAGCGACGGGCTGA
- a CDS encoding molybdopterin-dependent oxidoreductase — translation MNKTQAPNVANVADPGKRTVYSMCGMCAVRCPIQVEVEDGRVRWLQGNENDKAMGASLCAKGAAGLSLLYDDDQRPLQPLIRVGERGQGQWRQASWDEALDYVAQKLQKVIDAHGAKAIALSDRGGPFNDLTKSFLKAIGSPNYFNHDCTCGRNTHHAALSLYGLGRKGLSYDIKNTRHIVLYGRNIIESLQVKEAKDFMKAMAAGAKCTYIDPRASLTAAKATRYWQIRPNTDYALNLALIHEVIYNELYDKEFCARWVSGLDELKTFVAPYTAQWQEEHTGIPAAEVQSFIREIAADAPKVMFHAGWMTARHMQSFYSSRTASILNVLFGAIETPGGLIFAKKAADAGRKPLRSLGEPMPKPVDQRVDGCGWKYSHFDAGPGLLHLLYEAMETDQPYHVGAYICYRHDPLSALPDPEAQKKALDRLDLLVAIDVNYSETAWYADVILPEATYLERANILALKDGAKPTIQMRDQAVAPLHDTRPAWWIFGQLASRLGAGQYFNFQAIEDIWAYQLEGTGVDIAQLRQRGVLSLADQPIMFDRAEGLKFKTPSGKIELVSSRLSQAGIESFAPFQPPKALADDEFRLLFGRSSVHNHAHTANNPLLHEILHDNPIWVHPRRAEALGLADGDEAVVSAPGYSAKAKVKLTPWIHPDAVFLLHGFGRTVPLQKRAFGNGVADQRLQVGLLHVYDPAGGANALCEATVRLARAGK, via the coding sequence ATGAACAAAACCCAAGCGCCCAATGTGGCCAACGTGGCCGACCCAGGCAAACGAACCGTCTACAGCATGTGCGGCATGTGCGCGGTGCGCTGTCCGATCCAGGTGGAGGTGGAGGACGGGCGCGTGCGCTGGCTGCAAGGCAACGAAAACGACAAGGCCATGGGCGCCAGCCTCTGCGCCAAGGGCGCGGCGGGCCTGAGCCTGCTCTACGACGACGACCAGCGGCCCCTGCAGCCGCTGATCCGCGTGGGCGAACGCGGCCAGGGCCAGTGGCGGCAAGCCTCGTGGGACGAGGCGCTGGATTACGTGGCCCAAAAGCTGCAAAAGGTCATCGACGCCCACGGGGCCAAGGCCATCGCCCTGAGCGACCGCGGCGGCCCGTTCAACGACCTGACCAAGAGCTTTCTGAAGGCCATCGGCTCGCCCAACTACTTCAACCACGACTGCACCTGCGGCCGCAACACCCACCACGCCGCGCTGAGCCTCTATGGCCTGGGCCGCAAGGGCCTGTCCTACGATATAAAAAACACCCGCCACATCGTGCTCTACGGCCGCAACATCATCGAGTCGTTGCAGGTCAAGGAGGCCAAGGACTTCATGAAAGCCATGGCCGCCGGGGCCAAATGCACCTACATCGACCCCCGGGCCAGCCTCACCGCCGCCAAGGCCACCCGCTATTGGCAGATCCGCCCCAACACCGACTACGCCCTCAACCTGGCCCTGATCCACGAGGTGATTTACAACGAGCTGTACGACAAGGAGTTCTGCGCGCGCTGGGTCAGCGGCCTGGACGAACTGAAGACCTTTGTCGCCCCCTACACCGCCCAGTGGCAGGAAGAGCACACCGGCATCCCGGCGGCCGAGGTGCAAAGCTTCATCCGCGAGATCGCCGCCGACGCGCCCAAGGTGATGTTCCACGCCGGCTGGATGACCGCTCGCCACATGCAGTCGTTCTACTCCAGCCGCACGGCCAGCATTCTCAACGTCCTTTTCGGGGCCATCGAGACGCCCGGCGGACTTATCTTCGCCAAAAAGGCCGCCGACGCCGGCCGCAAGCCCCTGCGCAGCCTGGGTGAGCCCATGCCCAAGCCCGTCGATCAGCGCGTCGATGGTTGCGGCTGGAAATACAGCCATTTCGACGCGGGGCCCGGCCTGCTGCACTTGCTTTACGAAGCCATGGAGACCGACCAGCCCTATCACGTGGGCGCTTATATCTGTTATCGGCACGACCCCCTCAGCGCCCTGCCCGACCCGGAGGCCCAGAAAAAGGCCCTCGACCGCCTGGACCTGCTGGTGGCCATCGACGTCAATTACTCCGAGACGGCCTGGTACGCCGACGTGATCCTGCCCGAGGCCACCTATCTGGAGCGGGCCAACATCCTGGCCCTCAAGGATGGCGCCAAGCCGACCATCCAGATGCGCGACCAGGCCGTGGCCCCGCTCCACGACACCAGGCCGGCCTGGTGGATCTTCGGCCAGTTGGCCAGTCGCCTGGGCGCGGGGCAATATTTCAACTTCCAGGCCATCGAGGATATCTGGGCCTATCAGCTCGAAGGCACGGGCGTCGATATCGCCCAACTGCGCCAACGCGGCGTCTTGTCCCTGGCCGACCAGCCCATCATGTTCGACCGCGCCGAGGGGCTCAAGTTCAAGACGCCCTCGGGCAAGATCGAGCTGGTCAGCTCGCGCCTGAGCCAGGCCGGCATCGAGAGCTTCGCGCCCTTCCAGCCGCCCAAGGCGTTGGCCGACGATGAATTTCGCCTGCTCTTTGGCCGATCAAGCGTGCACAACCACGCCCATACGGCCAATAACCCTCTTTTACACGAGATTTTGCACGACAACCCCATTTGGGTCCACCCCCGGCGGGCCGAGGCCCTGGGCCTGGCCGATGGCGACGAGGCCGTGGTCAGCGCGCCCGGCTACAGCGCCAAGGCCAAGGTCAAATTGACGCCGTGGATCCACCCCGACGCGGTGTTTCTGCTGCACGGCTTCGGGCGCACCGTGCCCCTGCAAAAGCGCGCCTTTGGCAACGGCGTGGCCGACCAAAGGCTGCAGGTGGGGCTGTTGCATGTCTATGACCCGGCCGGCGGCGCCAACGCCTTGTGCGAGGCCACCGTGCGCCTGGCCCGGGCGGGCAAGTAG
- a CDS encoding chemotaxis protein CheW: MCAKDASQQVSAIGQELAGKYLTFGLADEEYGLEILRVREIIGMMNVTPIPRTPDFVLGVINLRGKVIPVVDLRLKFALQYKEPDDRTCVIVVEVMSEDQPIMMGIVVDMVNEVADVRAENVEPTPSFGVVLDTSFILGMAKFGEKVITLLAIDKVLTSTEIRAIGSI, translated from the coding sequence CAAGTCAGCGCCATCGGCCAGGAATTGGCCGGCAAATATCTGACCTTCGGCCTGGCCGACGAGGAATACGGCCTGGAGATCCTGCGCGTGCGCGAGATCATCGGCATGATGAACGTCACGCCCATCCCCCGCACGCCCGATTTCGTCCTGGGCGTGATCAACCTGCGCGGCAAGGTCATCCCGGTGGTCGATCTGCGCCTGAAATTCGCCCTGCAATACAAAGAGCCCGACGACCGCACCTGCGTGATCGTCGTCGAGGTGATGAGCGAGGACCAGCCGATCATGATGGGCATCGTGGTGGACATGGTCAACGAGGTGGCCGACGTGCGGGCCGAAAACGTCGAGCCCACGCCCAGTTTCGGCGTCGTCCTCGACACCAGCTTCATCCTGGGCATGGCCAAGTTTGGCGAAAAGGTCATCACGCTGTTGGCCATCGACAAAGTGCTCACCTCCACCGAGATCAGGGCCATCGGCTCGATCTAG